The sequence attattaccataataaatcaaaagaaaattgaGAACAATCATCTTTATATGAGAACATTTAAACAGAGCATGGaataaataacaatgaaaacacacctGTTTGTATAAAATGCATTGTCCAGTGTATTGAGAAGCATTAAATTGTGACAATAATTAGCTTGGTCATTCCACATTTCAGGATATTAAAACATTATCAATAAatatagaatcctatataataaagaggtaatatgcaaattgaccatcactccaacacacaagattgCTGTTTCCATTTGGACAcaggatggccaccacaagatggcctgcaggggagggcagttgtgggggacccgggccagcaggggagggcaggtaggggcaatcagtctgtcaggggagcagttagacatcaatcaggctggcaggggagtggttagggtgtgattaggctggcaggcagaaacggttaggggcaattaggcaggaaGGCAGCAACCgattggaagccagcagtcctggagtGTGAAAGGGATATCCGTTtaggtgggatcgggcctaaatgggcagtcagacatccctcgagggggtcccagattgcagagggtgcaggctgggctgcgggaaacaccccccatgcatgaatttcatgcaccaagcctctaatatgaaataatgataataaattacaatTGTTGCTAACAGTTATTGAAAGCTTCCAATAAGGAGGCAGTcctttatttctaaaagaaagaaaatataaatgtgcaGCATCAAATATCTCTGATGAAAGACACAGCTGAATGGAGAAATAGCATGTCGGGGACAAGGTTGCAAGTATTGTTAATGCACTAGGACTTCATGAGACAGATTCTACCAACATGagtttgtatacatatatatttcagttTTCAGAAATTTTCTTGTTTGGGAAGAAGAGACTCATCACTCGGTCACGAATCTGCTTGGTCTTGACACCATATACCAAGGGATTGACTGTAGGGGGTACCAGAAGGTACAAACTTGCAAAAATTATGTGGACACTTGGAGGTACCTTCTTGCCAATGCGGTGAGTTAGGAAGCTAAATAGTGCAGGTGTGTAGAAGGCAAGAATAGTGCAGACATGGGCAGCGCAGGTGCCCAGTGCTTTAGAACGGGCATTCTGGGAAGAGAGCTGAAAGACAGCCTGGAGGATTTTGATATAGGATGTGGCTACGAGCCCTAGGTCCAATACTGTTACTGAAAGGGCCACTGAGATGCCATATGCTCTGTTAATGAGAGTATTGGCACTGGCCAACTTCACCACAGCCATGTGCTCACAGTAGGTATGATTGATGACATTTTTGGAATAATATGGTAGCCTCTTAATGAGAAGTGGACAGGGCAAAACCATAAGGGTAGCTCGGGTCATGCTACCCAGACCCATTTTAATGACCATGGTTGTTGTCAGGATGGTTGTATAACGCAGTGGGATGCAAATAGCTACATACCGATCAAAGGCCATGGCAACTAGGAGGGCTGACTCAATTATGCAAAATGTGTGAATTAAATACATTTGTGCTAGGCAGGTATTAAATTCAATCCCATGAGCTTCCAACCAGAAGATACCAAGCATCCTGGGGGCTATGGAAAAGACAAGACCCATGTCAATCATTGCCAGCATGCAAAGGAAGAAATACATAGGCTGGTGGAGGCTAGGCTCTAGTTTGATGGTGACAATGATTAAGCTGTTCCCCAGCAGAGCCAGGACAAACAATAGGCAGACAGGAATGCCAATCCAGCAGTGAAAGTCTTGCAAACCAGGAATACCaaccaggaagaaagaagagatgtAGTGATATGTAGAATTGTCTGCCATGTTAAAACTCAGTAAGTTGCATGCTCATGTACACAGGAGCCAGTTAGTTCTGCAGTGGAAGAAAGCAGTGTAACAGAGTGATTCTTCTATGGCCCAGCAAATAGGAAATCCAGACACATGATTTAATAGCCTACCTGGAGGGCTGACTCCTCCTAAACCTCTGTCAGTAATCAGGTATACTACTTCGCCATTCTAAGTTTCAGCATCTTCACCTGCAAATAAGACGACTGAGTTCACGTCCTTAGATATTTTTAACTATGTTTTGGAATTGTATTCAATTCTACACTGTGGTTTTTATTTCCCATTAGAGTATCAGTTAGTAATATAATAGTCTCATTATTGTATCAAAGCCAACATGGATTCTATGAAATAAACAGttttggagaaaaaaacacaaaaaagttgTCTTTTCAAAGACATTGATATCAAGTGTggatacatatacataaacacacacacaataagctACAGgtgtttcaaaaataataatagtattcaTTCATAGTTAGCATAGCAAAGTAATCAAGAATTTAGAATAAGATCTTCTAACCAAAAATATAGAATGTACTTATCAAAATTAAAGCCAATCAATGCCCTCTCATTGATGAAAGACAAATTTGTCCCTATTTTCAATTAATTCCTTAAGAAGATCTGAAGATATAGCGCATAATATAATCATATATACAAAAATGgaatatattatttcttcatGCTGTCAAATGATTTAAAGTTGCTGCAAATAATCCCAATAGTGTTAATAAGCCCTCTGTATTTTCTGCAAAGCCCTGACTCCCAGCTGCAGGCATCACTCCTTCTGTCTCTAGCATCTTTCCTGACTAATAATATGAGGGACAAAGCAAGTGCAACTCAGCCTTTTTGGTCTCAGCAGCAGGAGTAGTTTCTTGTGACTCTTGTTCTGACCCTGTCCTTTTGTTTTGGTAACTGACCCCTATCATTCTTCCTAGCATCCAGGTTCTTCCCAGTATCATAACTCTGGCATATGCACTCCACTCTTCTTAACATGCTTTTAAACTTATAATTGCTCCCAGAATCTCAATTTATGGTCCAGAACGCCACTGATGTGAAAACTCACGATATATTGATAAATACTATTAATGTCAATGATTCCTTATGTAGACATCTAAATCTAAacaatatatgtgtgtgtgtgtgtataggggggtgtggggggttggAATGCTCTGCTTATGGTATACACATTATACTATCAAACAAGTGCTATTCTAGACCTATGTGAATAATATCTGAGGTGTTTCCTtgttaaaaggtaaaaaaatttCATATAATTCATAAAAATTAAGAACTTAAACGTCAGCCACAATAAAGAAACTCAGTGTTGTGGAAATTACTGCCTAAGGGGATGAAGTCTTTAACCCAAGACAAAGATAAGAATTTAGGACAAAACCTGCAAATAATGGAAATTCAGAGTATAAAGAGGTTTTAAGTATTTATCAAACTCCTGCTGATTGCAATTTCTCAAATGATTGTTTCCACTTGGAAATTTGGTTGCCCAAGTTCCATTCTTATATTTGCTTCTGGGAGAATCAAACATACAAAATTCTAACCCACCTAAGATTGCAAACAATCATAATCACTCTaggtaaatatatgtaaatattttaaaatcatcttttagTTTTTTATAAACTAACTTACAAGATAGTAACATGTCATCTACACCAAGAGAAAAGAAGTACATACCAGATCATAACATGTCATGTGTACCACGAGAAAAGCAGTAAAGTGACTTCTTAACAATGGAAACTTCCAGTCAGAGCCATAGAATGTGGCACACAGAGGAAATTACGGAGAACTACCCCCAAATTATGGTCTGGTTGTACAGTTACCCCTCTCACCTCAAAGCTTGTCTTCTCCCAGgcttattttgaaagaaattttgAAGAAATGCATTTGTTTCAATAAGGTTATTCTTTATATTATCTTCAGTGGTCTGCCAGGTACCCCAAATACCTGCCCAGACTCCTAATTTTCTATTAGTAATACCATACCATCTGCTTCTGAATCATATAAGTGCCGTATTTCTTCTGACACCCTGAGCTTTGCTATTATGTCTGTTTCTGAGTcagtcagcattttcttttcctggaaCCTGCCACATCAGAGAAGAGAATTATATTGGAATACAGTGGTCTTTTCTTACATTCTCTTTTGAAtacattatgtattttatattaaggTATTGAAATAAGAACacataagccgaaaccggtttggctcagtggatagagcgtcggcctgcggactgaaaggtcccaggttcgattccggtcaagggcatgtacctgggttgcgggcacatccccaataggagatgtgcaggaggcagctgatcgatgtttctctctcattgatgtttctaactctctatccctctcccttcctctctgtaaaaaatcaataaaatatattaaaaaaaaaaaaagaacacataaaaATACCCCAAACTAAATTCAGTAAGCTCTCCCattcttttccatacaaatgtaTCTTATTTGTTAGCAATAACAGATATCACCCAACCATTAGGAAATCTCAGAACTATCGTTGCCTTCTCTATTTCTACCACTCCAGTCAAGCAGCCATGGAGTCTTTACTTCTATAAAAGGTCTTACCATGTGCTCTTCCTGTTTTCACTTGCATGTCATTGCCTTCATCAGACTGTGAATACACAAAGGAGGGCATTTAATCTCTGTAAACCCTCAGTGGATTCTGAAGGAAGATCTGATGTTTCTCTATGACCTCCACAGTCCCTCAAGAATTTCACAGATTTTTATCTTGCTCTCAAGGCTTCTGACCCACCAGCAATAACTTATTCGTAGTCATTGCCTACCCTTCATTTATTCCAGCTGCTATCTTagaatatgactttttaaaataatttctggctgaaaccggtttgactcaatggatagagtgtcggcctgcgaactgaaaggtcccaggttcgatactggtcaa is a genomic window of Myotis daubentonii chromosome 9, mMyoDau2.1, whole genome shotgun sequence containing:
- the LOC132242133 gene encoding olfactory receptor 52P1-like, which translates into the protein MADNSTYHYISSFFLVGIPGLQDFHCWIGIPVCLLFVLALLGNSLIIVTIKLEPSLHQPMYFFLCMLAMIDMGLVFSIAPRMLGIFWLEAHGIEFNTCLAQMYLIHTFCIIESALLVAMAFDRYVAICIPLRYTTILTTTMVIKMGLGSMTRATLMVLPCPLLIKRLPYYSKNVINHTYCEHMAVVKLASANTLINRAYGISVALSVTVLDLGLVATSYIKILQAVFQLSSQNARSKALGTCAAHVCTILAFYTPALFSFLTHRIGKKVPPSVHIIFASLYLLVPPTVNPLVYGVKTKQIRDRVMSLFFPNKKISEN